A single genomic interval of Lathyrus oleraceus cultivar Zhongwan6 chromosome 7, CAAS_Psat_ZW6_1.0, whole genome shotgun sequence harbors:
- the LOC127105913 gene encoding heavy metal-associated isoprenylated plant protein 26 yields the protein MGALDHISDLFDCSYRRSSKYKKKRKQFQTVEVKVKMDCEGCERKVKKSVEGMKGVTQVEVERKANKVTVTGYVEPSKVVKRIVYRTGKTAELWPYVPYDVVAHPYAPGVYDKKAPSGYVRNAYDPNVSSLARASSAEVRYTTAFSDDNPAACAVM from the coding sequence ATGGGTGCTCTTGATCACATCTCTGACCTCTTTGACTGCTCTTACCGAAGAAGTTCCAAATACAAGAAAAAACGCAAACAATTCCAGACGGTGGAGGTGAAAGTGAAGATGGATTGCGAAGGATGTGAGAGAAAAGTGAAGAAATCTGTGGAAGGGATGAAAGGGGTGACACAAGTGGAAGTTGAACGGAAAGCAAACAAGGTAACCGTTACGGGTTACGTGGAGCCTTCCAAGGTGGTGAAACGAATAGTGTATCGAACGGGGAAAACGGCTGAGCTATGGCCTTATGTTCCATACGACGTGGTTGCACACCCTTATGCTCCTGGTGTTTACGACAAAAAAGCACCTTCCGGTTACGTTAGAAACGCTTATGATCCTAACGTTTCTAGCCTCGCGCGTGCTAGTTCTGCGGAAGTTAGGTATACTACTGCTTTCAGCGATGATAACCCCGCCGCATGCGCCGTCATGTGA